The Hevea brasiliensis isolate MT/VB/25A 57/8 chromosome 1, ASM3005281v1, whole genome shotgun sequence DNA segment CTTCAGCGTGTCATGTTAACTTCTTCTCTTAAAACTTGTTTAGAATTTCTAGTCATGAGTACTGGCTTCTGTATCATAAATAAAAACGATCATGCATGGCAGGGAGAGGTAGAGATGGAGGCAAAAGTTGGAGGAGAGAAGGTAACTAACATCAGTGTTGATAGACATAATTAAGAGGGAAGGAAAATGGACAAGTAATTGGATTAGGGAAGCAATGGACAGCTTCAAGCAGCAATGCAGCAGGTAGAGGAAGTGAGCTTTGGACGGCTTTAAACGGAAAAAATGCAGCTGGCTCAGCGATAAGTAAGCTTTGATTCAGCGCCTAGTAATTACACCAGTTAATCCCATGCATAATTACACCAGTTAATCCCATGCATAATTACAATAATGTAAAATTGGATTCTTTGAGCTTGATGAATTTGTCATGGTCATTGTTGCACGTCTTGTATTGTTAATTATATAATTGGAGTTGCAggaacagtttttttttttttaacgaaaATGAAGgataatttcattaaaaacatAAGAGCAATTTCACTTACAATTAACCTATCTATACAATCTATACCCAAATCTAGGAAATTAAAAGTTCAAGAGCCTTAACAAGAGCCCAAGCCCTAATAAATTGGAGCCCTAGGAACTGAACCGGGTATGAAACCTAAACCCGCATCACTTGTGCTTGAAGGATGGATCGATGCTAAACGTTACCTTTACAATAAACCAGCCACTAGCAAGGCAGGGGCAACAAATAGCATTCAAACAGGGAACCACAAACTAAAATCGTCTCTCCTGAAGTCACTATTGATCCCTAAATTAAGACATCACCCTAAAAGAAATGGACGAAATAGGCATGAAGCATCGTAAAAGCTTGTGGGCGAGAAATCAAAAGGAAAGCTAGAACACTGGAAAAGGGACTAAGGCAATGAAATATTACAGAATATCAGTGTTTCTTACACTAAAATAAAAAGGTAAACccaatgtaattatatatatatttggagtattcaataatttctcaatatTGTCCTAATCATTTattgattaaatataaaatatttaattttaacacTCATTTACTATTTATCATATCAACTTTTGATGTAAACAAATCAAtccctaaaattttatttaagataagaaaatgaaaattagaaAGTGATTTTCCATTttaaaaaaaggaagaagaacaaAATATAATGATTTGTATATTATAAGATCAAGCGTTTACTATCGTACCAAATGTTTAAGCTATAAGTAGATGCACAATTTTAATATCTTATAGCGTAACAACTCAAACGCCGTAAGCGAAAAGAATTTAGACAAGATACTGATCCACTGAGTTATCCTTACTCTGTATAGATACAATTACTCTAATTTGAATAGAAATAAAGAGATGAAGGAAAATGAtactaattgaataaaattacAAATATGCCCTTCTATAAAGTTATAGAAAATTTTGAAGCAAAAAAAACTCACCGTtttcttaaataattatatttacagaaaatttttgtttaaattcaGTCTATATGGATTGAAGACATTGTTATGGTAGGCACACAAATTTAAGAGGTACACAAAAATCGCATAAGTACACAATGTATAAAATAGAGAATAAAAATAACACAGGATCTAATATGGTTCGATCGTGAGGTCTACATCCAcggacaaaataaaagaaaaagtctTACCATGATTAAAAAATAAGATATAATTACTCAAAACTCTCAAATTCTAATCCCAATATGTTTCCCGAATATGTCAAAACTCATCAACCTGCGCCCTTCACTACCACTATAGACTTCGCTTTTGATCTCCATCGTTTGTGTTGGAACACAATTTATATCTATGAAGACATATTCAAAATTCAAACTACATAAAAATAGCATATACAAATATGTATAAAatccatatatttaataaaaattttatttttattttatttataaataaaaaaaaaaaaaaaaaaaatataaatatttgagaaaaaaataataaaatgaggCTAGctcaatatatattttttttaaatgctaTTAACAAAAACAAAAAGAGCATTTGATGAAAAAATTTggtatgtcaaaaaaaaaaaaaaaaaaattgctcagttttttttttttttttcatgaccaACACATTAAATAAAATAGATAtaactttaaaatatattttttatcaaataaaatcataataaagGACATTTATATTACAATCATACCTAAATAACATCATTGTAAAAGGCCCTACTTCACACGCATTTCTTTTCTATGTGGACAGATTCCTCTTCTCCTGCCGTCAATTAACTTCTTTGTTAACCAAAAGGTGGTGGTGTGGATCCCCCATCAAATTTTCATGGAAGAGTCCTCCATGAATTGgctattttcccttttttttttctcctttctttttcgCCTACCTTTCTAATCATCAATAGATACGCACCAAACAATTATTGGAGAAAGATCTTTGAATTTTGACCTCTAAAAATATTGTGCATGTTTGATGAGGTTTCATTCATCAATTTCCAGGCCAAACTAtttttctttcttaatttatcATTCCTTTTGTAAGGTTAATtcatataaacatcaaaataATGATGATAATAGTGATAGTCATTGTGCTGAAGGCAGACAGACAAGGACTTGTTGATAATAATAATAGCTCTCAACatgatggaatttttttttttttaatttcctctCTTATTATAACCTAAAAGTTCATGGATCCCATTTGAGATGGTTATCATGATTGTGATATTTGACACAAGataaatatatgaaaattttatgcTTGAATGTTCAGTAGTTTAATGATGGCTTTTCATTTATTATATATGATAATCAAAATTATATATTTGTTGAGCTAATACTCATCGATATATATATCGATGAGCATTAGCTCAACAAAATCGTATCTACAGTTATGAGGTCTCGAATTGAAGCTCGAAACTAattgaaaaatatataatataagtgACAAAATTCAAGCACAATTATCAAGATATTGAATTtcattgaaaaaaataattatgttaCAAATTTGTATTTTGAAGTATAATATAAAAacatataattaattatgtaactCATACATAAGACTCATAGAGAATACCCATGCCATGTGCAAGTGGGCTTCAAAAGGGAGGAAGAGCTTTGAAATAATTACAAAAATGATAGTTTGCTTAATTAATTCTCACTATCACACAACAATCACACAAATGGCTACACTCAAATCAAGCCAAGAAATCCAAATATTAAACTCTTGATAACTCTTCTCCTTCATGAAACTTACCTTCTTCTTAAATCATAGTCCCTAGAATAGGCATTTCCTGTTCCTCCTTGTTAAAACCATTCCCTTCATCCCTAACCTTTGTCACTTGTTCCTTGCAAGGACCATAAGCCCAACTGCAGAACAGAAAATATAGCAGATTAATAGAACTCATAATCGCCAGAAGCCAGTAGTAGTTGTCATAATGACCCTTGTTAATATTATTCGGAACCCATCCATCTTTGCCTCCTTTTGAAGTAAGGTGATCAACAGCACTCAGAATAACAGTTGCCAACAAGTTTGCCACTGCCATTCCTAGTCCAAATAGAGCACCAGCAATACTTGAGAGGTTCTTGGGAAACTCTGAGTAATAGAACTCTGTTTGGCCTATGGCATTAAATGCTTCTGCTAAGCCATTCAAGCAAAACTGTGGTACAAGCCATAGTGCAGACATGTCCAACACAGCTTGAGGATTGTTTAAGTACCCTTCCCGGATTGCTTTTCTTCGTCGAATGTTCTCAACAATTCCCGCAACCACCATAGCAACGCAAGATAGGAATAGACCAACTCCCATCCTTAGTTTAACACCAAGCCTCACTGGCTTACCCTTGATTTTTGATGCTAAGGGAAGTATTGCTCTATCATAGAGAACAACCCATGCTGCTAGGGAGATGACTACGAACGTAGGAAAAGAGCCTGCTGGGATTTGGAAATTTGAGGTTAGGTGTCTGTCCATGGAACTAGCTTGGAGCAATTGAAATGAACTTTGGCTAACGTTTATCGACATCATAATCCCTGTAGACCATATTGGGATAACCCTGATAATAACTTTTAGTTCTTCCACTCTCTCTACCGTGCAAAGACTCCACGGGTTTGATGCTGATCCATCAGGAGCTAAATCTTGTTCTGGGTTTCTAATACTGCAAGCCTTGTTCAAGAACCTAATagcaataaaattttttattaatattgtgCATTGGTTTCTTTAGTTGCTGTACTGATATATTCGTACCTTAAATTCTCAGTTAGTGCGATGGATTCTGAATCCTTCTTGTGATGATACTTGCTATCTGAGTCTCTTGGAGGGAATGGAACTTTTCTATTCCTGTAAGCAGCCACAAGAACTTGTGCAAAGCCAGTGAACAAACTCGTGCTTGCTTTCTGCTTGAGGTAAATTGGAGAAGCAACAAAGAACAAGAAAGCGGAGAAGAACATAAGAATTGCAGGAACCCCATAACCCACTCTCCAACCATGATGGTCTTGAATGTAAACAATTGCTGTCAAAGCAATCAGAACAGCAATGGCTGTGGAGGCATAGTACCAGCCAAAGTAGCTCTCCAAGACCCTCTGGTTTTTGGGGTCAGATCTGTTGTCCAATTGATCAGCCCCAAATGCTAGGGAACACGGCCTAATGCCACCTGCTCCAATGGAAACTAAGCTCATGGAAGAAACAAGCACAGCCATTTGGCCTGCTGTTGGGGTTTCACAGCTTGTTTGGGTCATTTGGACGCAAGCAGGGGGCCTTAAATGTGGAATCGTGGCTGTTAACCACATGAGGATCATCCCCTGCATCAAAGTTTATGTGATCTATTAGCACCACAAAACAACTCATTTCTCTATGTTCTATcatatatttattttcatttttcaatcCAAGTGTGCAAAATAGTTGACAATCAATGATTGCCAGGCCAATTTGCCAGAACTCCATAATTTTTAATTGGGTCTGGCCAGCCTAAAATTTGCCTGGGTCCTAGAACATTTTCATCTGCACATACATTTTTTGGCAGGATTTCTTGGTAGATCAGCCTCAAGATTCTGAAGAGTGTAAAATGAAGGAAACGAAACCAACTATATTTTTGACAGTGAAAACACAATCTTTCTAAATTACGGTtatcatatatttattttattattttaaacttTAATCCTGACAAAAATATCATGAGATATCTCcatattattcttgtccaaagcATCTCTCtaattttttatgtacctaaaaATATCTTATGGCACTCGTTGTACAAAATAAAAACTTCCAAAGCCTTAAGTTAAGTTGGCCTATGATTCTTAAAAATTGATTCTCACCAACTTGCCACCTTGAGCTAGACTGAAGGAGTTAAAACGCATTTTGAAGGGGGGAAAAATAATGGGATTGAATCAATTCAACAAACAACTTGATAACTTGTGGTCCTGTTTTCACATGTTGAGTCAGTCCCTTTCAGCGTTCAAGAACTTGTAGGACAAGAAATGACCGCCATCTAGTAATAAAAGACTACAAGACTAGCCACAGTACACAACAGGTATCACTTAATTAAAATGCTCtaattgcatatttatttataaatcaaataGAATTAAGTTAATCACAAATTTAAAGCACAAAGATGGTGAAAATAAACTCAAGAAATTATCAACTCAACCCATTTTTAAGCACCAAGAGACAAACTGAGATTTATATTGTAGAGGAGAAATTACCAAGAGACTGCAGATGGAACCCATGCCAATGGTGAGGAAGCGACCCAAGCATGAATCAGCGATGAAAGCACCCAAAAGAGGCATGAAATTGGTAGCAGCATTCCAGAGGAAGATTGTGGTGGTAGCCTGATCTACACCCATGTGATAATCTTTAATCAAGTAGAATATCAAGTTTGGTACAAGTCCATAGCTTGCCACCTTCTCAAAGGCCTCATTTGCTGGTTACAATTAATGACATCCAAAACCAAGATCCAAAAACTTTTAACACATGAATAGCGATAAATACCCAAAAATTAACATagagaaatatgcattttatgtACTTTCTTTTCATCCAAAATGAttgtttattttcttttctagttTAAATTCAAAGGTAGACAAACTTAGTAAAGAAATCAAGAAAGAAACTGCAAATTCTTTTTTACGTACCTATAATGAATGGCATGGTAATGAGgccaccttttcttcttttaggaGAGTGTTGGTGGGTAGTCAGGACTTCCCTTTGTCCTGAAGCTGCAGGCTCTTCCATCTTCTCCATTGCTGCGCTCTAGCTTCCTTCTCCCAAAGAAGGAAAaacagagaaagaaagaaagaaagaaagggaggGACAGGGAACTTCACAAAATCTTTTGTCCAAGCAGTTGCTTAGTTTATGCGATTTATTGGACGTAGAAAGAAAGATCATTGTGGTGTGCATGCTACCATTGGCAgctgataaataaaaaaaaaatagaaataaaaaatatcaaattatCAGTATTACATTAGTTAAATCTCGTGTTTTTATAATGCATCTgcataacaatatatatatatatatatatatatatatatatatatatatatatatatatatatatatatatatattaagaactTAAATAGTAATAAGAATTTTTGTcttaaaaatttttagaaaaaaaaccAGAATACacttatattttcaaaaatttttatttaaatttaatttattataaatttaaaatataaatatataatatttatttgtttagtaaataaattttattatatattatatattttgagTTTGCAGTGGTTCAAATATATTATCTTGCACCCATATGCAGGTAAATTATTGGAGTGGAAACACACCATGATCCCAGCAAACGGCAATCTTTTTCTTGCCGGTTACACACTTCACACATCCTCTCATTTCACTttctttgatttaaaaaaaaaaattaaaaattttgatctgaaagtcttttaaaaaaaaaaaaaaaaggttcacTGACAATACTCTGTTTGGGGGACAAGATGTGGTAGGCTCCACAGCAATATTATAGGATGGCACTTGCTCTTTTGCTTTTACTAGTGAAGCCTCTCAGGTCAATTTTCTGCACAGAAGCCAAAAGGGTAAGTCCAATTATGATTGATTTCAGTAGATCAGAAGAATTTATGAAAAACATAGGGATGCCCACAAAACCACCTGCACGTGGATTATCATTTATAAGGTAAGTCTTagcaaatttattttcttttgagttaattttagagtgaaattacattttatttatttttttatataatattaaaatttaaaattattaatatttacataatataaaaaagttatatttattaaaaaaattaaaaaaaatacatttatTAGATGACTTTTACCAGTAAA contains these protein-coding regions:
- the LOC110639938 gene encoding protein NRT1/ PTR FAMILY 1.2; this translates as MEKMEEPAASGQREVLTTHQHSPKRRKGGLITMPFIIANEAFEKVASYGLVPNLIFYLIKDYHMGVDQATTTIFLWNAATNFMPLLGAFIADSCLGRFLTIGMGSICSLLGMILMWLTATIPHLRPPACVQMTQTSCETPTAGQMAVLVSSMSLVSIGAGGIRPCSLAFGADQLDNRSDPKNQRVLESYFGWYYASTAIAVLIALTAIVYIQDHHGWRVGYGVPAILMFFSAFLFFVASPIYLKQKASTSLFTGFAQVLVAAYRNRKVPFPPRDSDSKYHHKKDSESIALTENLRFLNKACSIRNPEQDLAPDGSASNPWSLCTVERVEELKVIIRVIPIWSTGIMMSINVSQSSFQLLQASSMDRHLTSNFQIPAGSFPTFVVISLAAWVVLYDRAILPLASKIKGKPVRLGVKLRMGVGLFLSCVAMVVAGIVENIRRRKAIREGYLNNPQAVLDMSALWLVPQFCLNGLAEAFNAIGQTEFYYSEFPKNLSSIAGALFGLGMAVANLLATVILSAVDHLTSKGGKDGWVPNNINKGHYDNYYWLLAIMSSINLLYFLFCSWAYGPCKEQVTKVRDEGNGFNKEEQEMPILGTMI